A genomic window from Nomascus leucogenys isolate Asia chromosome 10, Asia_NLE_v1, whole genome shotgun sequence includes:
- the GTPBP3 gene encoding tRNA modification GTPase GTPBP3, mitochondrial isoform X1 yields MENAGLKTSPRCNLHCPVPSSVLSSIPYSYCQPRCARTLKIWSHVARGTTFRYTYLHSASRSLSPLHQPMEARIFRRWAGRILRLCTRRSSGAPAPGSGATIFALSSGQGRCGIAVIRTSGPASGHALRILTAPRDLPPARHASLRLLSDPRSGEPLDRALVLWFPSPQSFTGEDCVEFHVHGGLAVVSGVLQALGSVPGLRPAEAGEFTRRAFANGKLNLTEVEGLADLIHAETEAQRRQALRQLDGELGHLCRGWAETLTKALAHVEAYIDFGEDDNLEEGVLEQADIEVRALEVALGAHLRDARRGQRLRSGAHVVVTGPPNAGKSSLVNLLSRKPVSIVSPEPGTTRDVLETPVDLAGFPVLLSDTAGLREGVGPVEQEGVRRARERLEQADLILAMLDASDLASPSSCNFLATVVASVGAQSPSDSSQRLLLVLNKSDLLSPEGPGPGPDLPPHLLLSCLTGEGLDGFLEALRKELAAVCGDPSTDPPLLTRARHQHHLQGCLDALGHYKQSKDLALAAEALRVARGHLTRLTGGGGTEEILDIIFRDFCVGK; encoded by the exons ATGGAAAATGCGGGACTCAAAACCTCCCCTCGCTGTAATTTGCACTGCCCTGTGCCAAGCTCTGTCCTTTCTTCCATTCCTTATTCCTATTGTCAGCCTCGCTGCGCTAGGACCCTAAAAATTTGGTCTCATGTTGCCCGAGGAACAACATTTCGCTACACCTACCTCCATAGCGCCTCCCGCTCCCTCTCTCCGTTGCACCAGCCAATGGAAGCGAGGATCTTCAGACGGTGGGCGGGACGTATCCTAAG ATTGTGCACGCGCCGGAGCAGCGGCGCACCAGCCCCCGGCTCCGGCGCCACCATCTTCGCGCTAAGCTCTGGCCAAGGCCGCTGCGGCATCGCGGTGATCCGGACCAGCGGCCCCGCCAGCGGCCACGCCCTCCGAATTCTCACGGCACCCCGAGACCTGCCCCCTGCTCGCCACGCCAGCCTGCGCCTCCTCAGCGACCCCCGCTCCGGGGAGCCTCTGGACCGCGCACTGGTGCTCTGGTTCCCAA GTCCCCAGAGTTTCACCGGTGAGGACTGCGTGGAGTTCCACGTGCATGGAGGCCTGGCAGTGGTGAGCGGCGTCCTGCAGGCCTTGG GTAGCGTGCCAGGGCTTCGACCGGCAGAGGCAGGCGAGTTCACCAGGCGGGCGTTCGCCAATGGGAAGCTGAACCTGACCGAAGTGGAGGGGCTGGCGGACCTTATCCACGCAGAAACCGAGGCGCAGCGGCGGCAGGCCCTCAGGCAGCTGGACGGGGAGCTGGGCCACCTCTGCCGTGGCTGGGCCGAGACCCTCACCAAA GCTCTGGCCCACGTGGAGGCCTATATCGATTTCGGTGAGGATGACAACCTGGAGGAGGGGGTCCTGGAGCAAG CCGACATCGAAGTACGGGCACTGGAGGTGGCCCTGGGTGCACATCTACGAGATGCCAGACGTGGGCAGAGGCTCCGCTCAGGGGCGCACGTAGTGGTCACTGGACCCCCCAATGCCGGCAAGAGCAGCCTAGTGAACCTGCTCA GTCGGAAACCTGTGTCCATTGTGTCCCCGGAGCCAGGGACCACCCGTGACGTGCTGGAGACCCCCGTCGACCTGGCCGGATTTCCTGTGCTGCTGAGCGACACGGCTGGGTTGCGGGAGGGCGTGGGGCCCGTGGAGCAGGAGGGCGTGCGGCGCGCCCGGGAGAG GCTGGAGCAGGCTGACCTCATTCTGGCCATGCTGGATGCCTCTGACCTGGCCTCTCCCTCCAGTTGCAACTTCCTGGCCACCGTCGTAGCCTCTGTGGGAGCCCAGAGCCCCAGTGACAGCAGCCAGCGCCTCCTCCTGGTGCTGAACAAGTCGGACCTGCTGTCTCCAGAGGGCCCAGGTCCCGGTCCTGACCTGCCCCCGCACCTGCTGCTGTCCTGTCTGACGGGAGAGGGGCTGGACGGCTTCCTGGAGGCACTGAGGAAGGAGCTAGCTGCAGT GTGTGGGGACCCGTCCACAGATCCCCCACTGCTGACCCGAGCAAGGCACCAGCACCACCTCCAGGGTTGTCTGGATGCCCTCGGCCACTACAAGCAGTCAAAAGACCTGGCCCTGGCGGCAGAGGCGCTGCGGGTGGCCCGGGGTCACCTGACCCGGCTCACAGGTGGAGGGGGTACCGAGGAGATCCTGGACATCATCTTCCGGGACTTCTGTGTGGGCAAGTGA
- the GTPBP3 gene encoding tRNA modification GTPase GTPBP3, mitochondrial isoform X2: protein MWRGLWTLAAQAARGPRRLCTRRSSGAPAPGSGATIFALSSGQGRCGIAVIRTSGPASGHALRILTAPRDLPPARHASLRLLSDPRSGEPLDRALVLWFPSPQSFTGEDCVEFHVHGGLAVVSGVLQALGSVPGLRPAEAGEFTRRAFANGKLNLTEVEGLADLIHAETEAQRRQALRQLDGELGHLCRGWAETLTKALAHVEAYIDFGEDDNLEEGVLEQGGSTWWWGRKTPRISPQRLPSLSLSACLLSPTADIEVRALEVALGAHLRDARRGQRLRSGAHVVVTGPPNAGKSSLVNLLSRKPVSIVSPEPGTTRDVLETPVDLAGFPVLLSDTAGLREGVGPVEQEGVRRARERLEQADLILAMLDASDLASPSSCNFLATVVASVGAQSPSDSSQRLLLVLNKSDLLSPEGPGPGPDLPPHLLLSCLTGEGLDGFLEALRKELAAVCGDPSTDPPLLTRARHQHHLQGCLDALGHYKQSKDLALAAEALRVARGHLTRLTGGGGTEEILDIIFRDFCVGK, encoded by the exons ATGTGGCGGGGGCTTTGGACCCTGGCGGCCCAAGCGGCACGTGGGCCTCGCAG ATTGTGCACGCGCCGGAGCAGCGGCGCACCAGCCCCCGGCTCCGGCGCCACCATCTTCGCGCTAAGCTCTGGCCAAGGCCGCTGCGGCATCGCGGTGATCCGGACCAGCGGCCCCGCCAGCGGCCACGCCCTCCGAATTCTCACGGCACCCCGAGACCTGCCCCCTGCTCGCCACGCCAGCCTGCGCCTCCTCAGCGACCCCCGCTCCGGGGAGCCTCTGGACCGCGCACTGGTGCTCTGGTTCCCAA GTCCCCAGAGTTTCACCGGTGAGGACTGCGTGGAGTTCCACGTGCATGGAGGCCTGGCAGTGGTGAGCGGCGTCCTGCAGGCCTTGG GTAGCGTGCCAGGGCTTCGACCGGCAGAGGCAGGCGAGTTCACCAGGCGGGCGTTCGCCAATGGGAAGCTGAACCTGACCGAAGTGGAGGGGCTGGCGGACCTTATCCACGCAGAAACCGAGGCGCAGCGGCGGCAGGCCCTCAGGCAGCTGGACGGGGAGCTGGGCCACCTCTGCCGTGGCTGGGCCGAGACCCTCACCAAA GCTCTGGCCCACGTGGAGGCCTATATCGATTTCGGTGAGGATGACAACCTGGAGGAGGGGGTCCTGGAGCAAGGTGGGTCTACCTGGTGGTGGGGGAGGAAGACACCTCGGATCAGCCCTCAAAGGCTCCCctcactgtctctctctgcctgccttcTCTCACCCACAGCCGACATCGAAGTACGGGCACTGGAGGTGGCCCTGGGTGCACATCTACGAGATGCCAGACGTGGGCAGAGGCTCCGCTCAGGGGCGCACGTAGTGGTCACTGGACCCCCCAATGCCGGCAAGAGCAGCCTAGTGAACCTGCTCA GTCGGAAACCTGTGTCCATTGTGTCCCCGGAGCCAGGGACCACCCGTGACGTGCTGGAGACCCCCGTCGACCTGGCCGGATTTCCTGTGCTGCTGAGCGACACGGCTGGGTTGCGGGAGGGCGTGGGGCCCGTGGAGCAGGAGGGCGTGCGGCGCGCCCGGGAGAG GCTGGAGCAGGCTGACCTCATTCTGGCCATGCTGGATGCCTCTGACCTGGCCTCTCCCTCCAGTTGCAACTTCCTGGCCACCGTCGTAGCCTCTGTGGGAGCCCAGAGCCCCAGTGACAGCAGCCAGCGCCTCCTCCTGGTGCTGAACAAGTCGGACCTGCTGTCTCCAGAGGGCCCAGGTCCCGGTCCTGACCTGCCCCCGCACCTGCTGCTGTCCTGTCTGACGGGAGAGGGGCTGGACGGCTTCCTGGAGGCACTGAGGAAGGAGCTAGCTGCAGT GTGTGGGGACCCGTCCACAGATCCCCCACTGCTGACCCGAGCAAGGCACCAGCACCACCTCCAGGGTTGTCTGGATGCCCTCGGCCACTACAAGCAGTCAAAAGACCTGGCCCTGGCGGCAGAGGCGCTGCGGGTGGCCCGGGGTCACCTGACCCGGCTCACAGGTGGAGGGGGTACCGAGGAGATCCTGGACATCATCTTCCGGGACTTCTGTGTGGGCAAGTGA
- the GTPBP3 gene encoding tRNA modification GTPase GTPBP3, mitochondrial isoform X3: protein MWRGLWTLAAQAARGPRRLCTRRSSGAPAPGSGATIFALSSGQGRCGIAVIRTSGPASGHALRILTAPRDLPPARHASLRLLSDPRSGEPLDRALVLWFPSPQSFTGEDCVEFHVHGGLAVVSGVLQALGSVPGLRPAEAGEFTRRAFANGKLNLTEVEGLADLIHAETEAQRRQALRQLDGELGHLCRGWAETLTKALAHVEAYIDFGEDDNLEEGVLEQADIEVRALEVALGAHLRDARRGQRLRSGAHVVVTGPPNAGKSSLVNLLSRKPVSIVSPEPGTTRDVLETPVDLAGFPVLLSDTAGLREGVGPVEQEGVRRARERLEQADLILAMLDASDLASPSSCNFLATVVASVGAQSPSDSSQRLLLVLNKSDLLSPEGPGPGPDLPPHLLLSCLTGEGLDGFLEALRKELAAVCGDPSTDPPLLTRARHQHHLQGCLDALGHYKQSKDLALAAEALRVARGHLTRLTGGGGTEEILDIIFRDFCVGK from the exons ATGTGGCGGGGGCTTTGGACCCTGGCGGCCCAAGCGGCACGTGGGCCTCGCAG ATTGTGCACGCGCCGGAGCAGCGGCGCACCAGCCCCCGGCTCCGGCGCCACCATCTTCGCGCTAAGCTCTGGCCAAGGCCGCTGCGGCATCGCGGTGATCCGGACCAGCGGCCCCGCCAGCGGCCACGCCCTCCGAATTCTCACGGCACCCCGAGACCTGCCCCCTGCTCGCCACGCCAGCCTGCGCCTCCTCAGCGACCCCCGCTCCGGGGAGCCTCTGGACCGCGCACTGGTGCTCTGGTTCCCAA GTCCCCAGAGTTTCACCGGTGAGGACTGCGTGGAGTTCCACGTGCATGGAGGCCTGGCAGTGGTGAGCGGCGTCCTGCAGGCCTTGG GTAGCGTGCCAGGGCTTCGACCGGCAGAGGCAGGCGAGTTCACCAGGCGGGCGTTCGCCAATGGGAAGCTGAACCTGACCGAAGTGGAGGGGCTGGCGGACCTTATCCACGCAGAAACCGAGGCGCAGCGGCGGCAGGCCCTCAGGCAGCTGGACGGGGAGCTGGGCCACCTCTGCCGTGGCTGGGCCGAGACCCTCACCAAA GCTCTGGCCCACGTGGAGGCCTATATCGATTTCGGTGAGGATGACAACCTGGAGGAGGGGGTCCTGGAGCAAG CCGACATCGAAGTACGGGCACTGGAGGTGGCCCTGGGTGCACATCTACGAGATGCCAGACGTGGGCAGAGGCTCCGCTCAGGGGCGCACGTAGTGGTCACTGGACCCCCCAATGCCGGCAAGAGCAGCCTAGTGAACCTGCTCA GTCGGAAACCTGTGTCCATTGTGTCCCCGGAGCCAGGGACCACCCGTGACGTGCTGGAGACCCCCGTCGACCTGGCCGGATTTCCTGTGCTGCTGAGCGACACGGCTGGGTTGCGGGAGGGCGTGGGGCCCGTGGAGCAGGAGGGCGTGCGGCGCGCCCGGGAGAG GCTGGAGCAGGCTGACCTCATTCTGGCCATGCTGGATGCCTCTGACCTGGCCTCTCCCTCCAGTTGCAACTTCCTGGCCACCGTCGTAGCCTCTGTGGGAGCCCAGAGCCCCAGTGACAGCAGCCAGCGCCTCCTCCTGGTGCTGAACAAGTCGGACCTGCTGTCTCCAGAGGGCCCAGGTCCCGGTCCTGACCTGCCCCCGCACCTGCTGCTGTCCTGTCTGACGGGAGAGGGGCTGGACGGCTTCCTGGAGGCACTGAGGAAGGAGCTAGCTGCAGT GTGTGGGGACCCGTCCACAGATCCCCCACTGCTGACCCGAGCAAGGCACCAGCACCACCTCCAGGGTTGTCTGGATGCCCTCGGCCACTACAAGCAGTCAAAAGACCTGGCCCTGGCGGCAGAGGCGCTGCGGGTGGCCCGGGGTCACCTGACCCGGCTCACAGGTGGAGGGGGTACCGAGGAGATCCTGGACATCATCTTCCGGGACTTCTGTGTGGGCAAGTGA
- the ANO8 gene encoding anoctamin-8 yields MAEAASGAAGTSLEGERGKRPPPEGEPAAPASGVLDKLFGKRLLQAGRYLVSHKAWMKTVPTENCDVLMTFPDTTDDHTLLWLLNHIRVGIPELIVQVRHHRHTRAYAFFVTATYESLLRGADELGLRKAVKAEFGGGTRGFSCEEDFIYENVESELRFFTSQERQSIIRYWLQNLRAKQGEALHNVRFLEDQPIIPELAARGIIQQVFPVHEQRILNRLMKSWVQAVCENQPLDDICDYFGVKIAMYFAWLGFYTSAMVYPAVFGSVLYTFTEADQTSRDVSCVVFALFNVIWSTLFLEEWKRRGAELAYKWGTLDSPGEAVEEPRPQFRGVRRISPITRAEEFYYPPWKRLLFQLLVSLPLCLACLVCVFLLMLGCFQLQELVLSVKGLPRLARFLPKVMLALLVSVSAEGYKKLAIWLNDMENYRLESAYEKHLIIKVVLFQFVNSYLSLFYIGFYLKDMERLKEMLATLLITRQFLQNVREVLQPHLYRRLGRGELGLRAVWELARALLGLLSLRRPGPRRLEPQADEGGGGGSGGGGRRCLSGGCGAPEEEEEAAALVERRRAGEGGEEGDGPPGGKEEDEDDEEEEDEEEEEDEEEGEEGGLLDCGLRLKKVSFAERGAGRRRPGPSPEALLEEGSPTMVEKGLEPGVFTLAEEDDEAEGAPGSPEREPPAILLRRAGGEGRDQGPDGGPDPEPGSNSDSTRRQRRQNRSSWIDPPEEEHSPQLTQAELESCMKKYEDTFQDYQEMFVQFGYVVLFSSAFPLAALCALVNNLIEIRSDAFKLCTGLQRPFGQRVESIGQWQKVMEAMGVLAIVVNCYLIGQCGQLQRLFPWLSPEAAIVSVVVLEHFALLLKYLIHVAIPDIPGWVAEEMAKLEYQRREAFKRHERQAQHRYQQQQRRRREEEERQRHAEHHARREHDSGGREEARAEGSGLDPATSSEKASAKAKGSTAGGHGPERPKRPGSLLAPNNVMKLKQIIPLQGKFLSSGATSSLAAAGAGATTRPPPAHSPTGSDTRLPAFLSFKFLKSPETRRDSERSHSPPKAFHAGKLFPFGGTRAEPGSNGAGGQARPDGTPSSGGSRVQRSGPVDEALAEELEALRPEEEGSGTALAPVGAPALRTRRSRSPAPPPPMPLPRPPTPPAGCWQWDGPWGCGGEGVAPRQALAAAECPPCAMAGPPPAPQPLQGDASFYSLPPPPLPPTSDALETPEPSPSPSPSPQAVCWPSGWH; encoded by the exons ATGGCCGAGGCCGCCTCCGGCGCCGCGGGCACGTCCCTGGAGGGCGAGCGTGGCAAGAGGCCCCCGCCGGAGGGCGAGCCTGCAGCCCCGGCGTCCGGAGTTCTGG ATAAGCTTTTCGGGAAGCGGCTCCTGCAGGCGGGTCGCTACCTGGTGTCCCACAAGGCGTGGATGAAGACGGTGCCTACAGAGAACTGCGACGTGCTGATGACCTTCCCAG ACACGACCGATGACCACACGCTGCTATGGCTGCTGAACCACATCCGCGTGGGCATCCCCGAGCTCATCGTGCAAGTCCGCCACCACCGCCACACGCGTGCCTACGCCTTCTTTGTCACCGCCACGTATGAGAG CCTACTCCGAGGGGCCGACGAGCTGGGTCTCCGCAAGGCAGTGAAGGCCGAGTTTGGCGGGGGCACCCGCGGCTTCTCCTGCGAGGAGGACTTTATCTATGAGAATGTGGAGAGCGAGCTGCGCTTCTTCACCTCCCAG GAACGCCAGAGCATCATCCGCTACTGGCTGCAGAATTTGCGTGCCAAGCAAGGAGAGGCGCTCCACAACGTGCGCTTCCTGGAGGACCAGCCAATCA TCCCCGAGCTGGCAGCACGTGGGATCATCCAGCAGGTGTTCCCTGTCCACGAGCAGCGTATTCTGAACCGCCTCATGAAGTCATGGGTGCAGGCCGTGTGTGAAAACCAGCCTCTAG ATGACATCTGTGATTACTTTGGCGTGAAAATTGCCATGTACTTCGCCTGGCTGGGCTTCTACACATCGGCTATGGTATACCCAGCTGTCTTCGGGTCTGTCCTGTACACATTCACAGAGGCTGATCAG ACAAGCCGGGATGTTTCCTGCGTGGTCTTTGCCCTCTTCAATGTGATCTGGTCGACGCTGTTCCTAGAAGAATGGAAGCGGAGAGGGGCTGAGCTGGCATACAAGTGGGGGACGCTAGACTCACCTGGGGAAGCCGTGGAGGAGCCACGCCCCCAGTTCAGG GGCGTGCGACGTATCAGCCCCATCACACGGGCCGAGGAGTTCTACTACCCGCCTTGGAAGCGGCTGCTCTTCCAGCTGCTTGTGAGCCTCCCCCTGTGCCTGGCGTGCCTCGTCTGTGTCTTCTTGCTCATGCTTGGCTGCTTCCAGCTGCAG GAGCTGGTGCTGAGCGTGAAGGGGTTGCCCCGTCTCGCCCGATTCCTGCCTAAGGTCATGCTGGCCTTGCTTGTCAGTGTGAGTGCCGAGGGCTACAAGAAGCTAGCCATCTGGCTCAATGACATGG AAAATTACCGGCTGGAGAGCGCCTATGAGAAGCACCTCATCATCAAAGTTGTCCTG TTCCAGTTTGTCAACTCGTACCTGAGCCTCTTCTACATCGGTTTCTACCTCAAGGACATGGAGCGCTTGAAAGAG ATGCTGGCCACGCTGCTGATCACCCGCCAGTTCCTCCAGAACGTGCGCGAGGTCCTGCAGCCGCACCTGTACCGGCGCCTGGGCCGCGGCGAGCTGGGCCTGCGGGCCGTCTGGGAGCTGGCCCGAGCCCTGCTTGGCCTCCTGAGCCTCCGGCGCCCTGGGCCCCGCCGCCTCGAACCACAGGCGGATGAGGGCGGGGGCGGCGGCAGCGGGGGCGGGGGCCGCAGGTGCCTCAGCGGGGGCTGCGGGGCgccggaggaggaggaggaggcggcggcgcTGGTGGAGCGGCGGCGGGCGGGGGAAGGCGGGGAGGAGGGGGACGGGCCTCCAGGGGGCAAGGAGGAAGACGAGGacgacgaggaggaggaggacgaggaggaagaggaggacgaggaggagggcGAGGAAGGGGGCCTCCTGGACTGCGGGCTCCGGCTGAAGAAGGTCAGCTTCGCTGAGCGCGGCGCGGGGCGACGTCGGCCCGGCCCAAGCCCGGAGGCCCTCCTGGAGGAGGGGAGCCCCACAATGGTGGAGAAGGGGCTGGAGCCGGGAGTGTTCACCCTGGCCGAGGAGGACGACGAGGCGGAGGGGGCTCCCGGCAGCCCTGAACGGGAGCCCCCGGCCATCTTGCTCCGCCGGGCCGGGGGCGAGGGCCGAGACCAGGGGCCCGACGGGGGCCCGGACCCGGAGCCCGGCTCCAACAGCGATTCGACCCGTAGGCAGAGACGGCAGAATCGGTCGTCTTGGATTGATCCGCCGGAGGAGGAACACTCGCCCCAGCTCACCCAGGCGGAGCTGGAGAGCTGTATGAAGAAGTACGAG GACACGTTCCAGGACTACCAGGAGATGTTCGTGCAGTTCGGCTACGTCGTGCTATTCTCGTCCGCCTTCCCCCTGGCGGCGCTGTGCGCCCTGGTCAACAACCTCATTGAGATCCGCAGCGACGCCTTCAAGCTGTGCACCGGGCTGCAGCGGCCCTTCGGCCAGCGCGTGGAAAGCATCGGCCAGTGGCAG AAGGTGATGGAGGCCATGGGTGTCCTAGCGATTGTGGTCAACTGCTACTTAATCGGCCAGTGCGGGCAGCTGCAGCGCCTCTTCCCCTGGCTGAGCCCGGAGGCAGCCATCGTGTCCGTGGTAGTGCTCGAG CACTTCGCTCTGCTCCTCAAGTACCTCATCCACGTGGCCATCCCCGATATCCCGGGCTGGGTGGCCGAGGAAATGGCCAAGCTGGAGTACCAGCGCCGCGAGGCCTTTAAG AGACACGAGCGCCAGGCCCAGCATCGCTACCAGCAGCAGCAGCGCAGGcggcgggaggaggaggagcgaCAGCGCCATGCAGAGCACCATGCCCGGCGGGAGCATGATTCTGGTGGCCGGGAGGAGGCGAGGGCCGAGGGCTCTGGGCTGGACCCTGCCACCTCCTCCGAGAAGGCCTCTGCCAAGGCCAAGGGCAGCACTGCGGGTGGCCACGGGCCTGAACGGCCCAAGCGCCCAGGGTCCCTGCTGGCACCCAACAATGTCATGAAGTTGAAGCAGATCATCCCACTGCAGGGCAAATTCCTCTCGTCAGGGGCCACATCCTCACTGGCTGCTGCAGGGGCCGGAGCCACCACCCGGCCTCCCCCTGCCCACTCACCCACGGGCAGCGACAcccgcctgcctgccttcctcagcTTCAAGTTCCTCAAGTCACCCGAGACCCGGCGGGACTCTGAGCGCAGCCACTCACCGCCCAAAGCCTTCCACGCTGGCAAGCTCTTCCCCTTTGGTGGCACCCGGGCTGAGCCCGGGTCCAACGGGGCGGGCGGGCAGGCCCGGCCAGACGGGACCCCCAGCAGTGGTGGCAGCCGGGTTCAGAGGAGTGGGCCGGTGGACGAGGCCCTGGCTGAGGAGCTGGAAGCCCTCCGGCCCGAAGAGGAAGGCTCAG GGACAGCGCTGGCCCCCGTGGGCGCCCCTGCCCTCCGCACCCGCCGCAGCCGGagccccgcgccgccgccgccaatGCCGCTGCCCCGGCCCCCGACACCGCCCGCCGGCTGCTGGCAGTGGGACGGGCCCTGGGGCTGCGGGGGCGAGGGTGTCGCCCCCCGCCAGGCCCTGGCCGCTGCCGAGTGCCCACCCTGTGCCATGGCCGGGCCCCCACCCgccccccagcccctgcaggGGGACGCCAGCTTTTACAGCCTCCCGCCCCCACCGCTGCCGCCCACCTCGGATGCCCTCGAGACCCCAGAGCCTTCCcctagccccagccccagcccccaggccgTGTGCTGGCCCAGCGGCTGGCATTAG